The genomic window GAGGGTATGTGCATGTGGAATCTCTTTGGTGACACATCCGCGCTGTCATTCCGGGGCGACGCGAAGCGTCGGAATCCATTGAGCGGCAGAACACGCGGCGAAATGGATTCCGGGCGCGCTAACGCGCGCCCCGGAATGACGAGGTGAGAACTACGCCCCCACCCAATTGCCGTGAAAGCCGTCGGGCACGCGGTGGCCGAGCTGCACCAGCGCGACGGGACCGGCCTCGACATCGGTGGCGTTGAACACGGCGAGGTCGCTGCGGTTCTCCCGCGCGCGCCAGACCACCGCGAGCAGCCAACCGTCGCCCTCGGCGGCATCCTTCGACCCCTCGACGAACACCGGCTCGGAGATGGTGTCGCCGGCCGGCAGTAGATAATGGCCGAGCCGTTTGCCGTTGCCGTCGACATGGACGACGCCCGAGAGCGCGCCGAACATCGGCAGCCTCGGATTGGCGCAGGCGTACCAGCCGTGGCGGCTCCTCAGCCCGGCGCGGCGATCGTCGATGCGGGGGAATTCGCCGGTGAGATCGTCGAGATAGGTTTGCTGGAAGCGGTCGGTATTGCCCGAGAGATCGAACGTCCAGCGGCAGTGGCGGGCGCGTGACTTCTCTGGATCCGTCGGCCGGCCGTCGGGATGCGGAAACAGCGGCGCCTCCTCGAACTGCATGACGTCGGCGATAATGCGGTGATCGTCTTCCCACGCATTCATGACGTGGAAGACGTAGCAGGCCTCAGCTCGAAACCAGACGATGTCCTTTGCCGTGCCGTTGCGCTTCATCACGCCGACATAGGCGCCTTTGTCCGGCTCCCAGGCATAGGGCGGCCGTCCACTCATCGCGCGCTCCACGCTGCCGGTGATGGGAAGGATCGGAAACAACACATGGTTCGCGGTGACGATGAAGTCATGCACCATGCTGGCATAGGGCGCTTCGAAACGCTCGAAGCGCGTCGCCTTGCCCGACGCATCGATCGATCCGTAGGAGAGGGCAGGCGTCAACGGTCCGGCGGCATTGTAGCCGAAGAATACCAGTTCGCCTGTGATGGGATCGATCTTCGGATGCGCGGTAAAGCTGCCGGCGACGCGGCCCTGGTAGTTGTGATAGCCGCGCGTTGCCAGCGTGCCAGGCTCGATCTCGGTCGGCAGATGCGCTTCTTCCAGCGCCAGCAGCTTGCCGGCATGGAAGATGATGTTGGTGTTGGCGACGCCGCCATCGGTGAGGTTGGCCGGGGCATCGGGCAGCTTGCGGCCGAAGCCGCCGAACAAGGCGCGGCCGGCGTCGTGCTCGGCCATCCATTTCGGGGTGCGGACCCAGCGATTGCGGTAGCTGGCGCGTCCGTTCTCGAGGTGGAAGGCGTGCAGCATGCCGTCGCCCACGAACCAGTGCGCACCGGGCGAAGAGAACTGCGGATTGGGGCCGTTGCGATAGAGCGTGCCGTTCAGCTCGCGCGGCAGTTCGCCGATGATGTTGAGGAATGGCGCGTCGGCCTCGAACGGGATCGGCGCGATGTTGTTGCGGCGCTCAATGACGGCGTCCTGCTGCACGGCGAATCCTTCCCTATCTTTACATCGTAAAGATTGGATAACGCTAATTGCCGTTCCGGTCAAGCGAAATCTTTACACTGTCAATATTGCGCTCTATAGCTTGTCCATGGGCAAGAGCGAAACCAGGGTCGCGCACGGCGTGCGCCCCCCGAAGAAGACACCATCGGCCTCGCGTGCGTCTCCGCGTCCCCCGCGGCGCCCGGCGGTGGCGAAGACCGAGACACCCTATCACCACGGCGCCTTGCGCGAGGCGTTGCTCCAGGCCGCCGAACGGGTGCTGGAGCGTGATGGGCTTGCCGGCCTGACATTGCGGGCGGTGGCGCGCGAGGCGGGCGTCTCGCATGCCGCGCCGACCCATCATTTCGGCGACCTCACCGGGCTGCTCAGCGAGCTTGCGGCCGTGGGCTTCCGCCAGTTCAACGCCGCGATGGCCTCGTCCTGCGATGCTGCCACCACGCCGCTCGAGCGCGCGCTGGCGCGGCCGAAGGCCTATGTCGCTTATGCGCAGGCCCATCCCGGCATGTACGGAATCATGTTCCGCACCGAACGGCTCGATTATTCGAGGCCCTCGCTGCATGAGGCCGCCGAGGCCTCCTTCGCCGGGCTTGCCAATGCGATCGGCATGATGCGGCAGGAGCAGATCAGCGAAGACGCGCTGACGCTGAACCAGGGCGCCGCGATCGCCCGCGCCTGGTCGATGGTGCACGGCTTCACCACGCTGCTGCTCGACGGGCGGCTCAAGGATATTTTGGAGCGGCTGCCCGAGGGCACGACGGCCGAACGGCTACTCGAGGCGATGCTGACGGCGCCTGTGACCACCAAACTTCCAGTGTAGCGGGCTGTGGAGCCGCAGAAGAGCCTAAATCGCGATGGGATTAGGATGAATCGTCATCGCGGTGAGGATGGGATCATGATGGCGGCTCGATGTAGCTGGAACTTCGTAGCATCAGACGCCTTGATTGTGGGCAAGGCTCAAAAGCGCCATCAGGCACCTGACAGCGGCGCGGAATCGTTCTAGAAGAGCGGCTTCGCTTGGGTCATCCGGCCTCGTTCGCGTCCATTTTCTCTTGATCATGCCAGCCATCTCTTCGAACAAACCCTATCGCGTCGGCCGCTCCAAAACCGGGCTCGGCCTTTTCGCCACCAAGCCGATCAAGAAGGGAACCCGGATCATCCGCTATTTCGGGCCGATCCTGGATTCGCGGATTCCGGCGCACGACGAGATCGAGAACAAATATCTGTTCGAGCTCAACGGCCGCTGGACCATCGACGGATCGGTGCGCAAGAACTTCGCCCGCTACATCAATCATTCCTGCCGGCCCAACGCCGAGTCCGATGTTCGCCCGCGCGAGCGCAAGGTCTTCATCCGCGCCATCAAGAACATCGAGCCGGGCGACGAGATCAACTACGACTACGGCACCGACTATTTCAAAGCCTATCTGAAGCCGATCGGCTGCAAGTGCGACTCCTGCGAGAAGAAGCGCAAGAAGCTGCGCGCCGAGGCGCGGGCCGAACGCGCCAAGGTGAAGGCGCGAGCCGAGCGCAAGGCCACGAAGGCGGGCGCCAGGAGTCCGAAAAGCAAGGCCGCGAAAAAGAAGAAGCTCAACGGCCACGCCATCGGCAAGGCGAACGGCCGCGCGCGGGCCTGAGCTTGGGCCTTCAACTCAGCTGTCATGCCCCCGGCTTGCCGCCTTCGCTAAAGCTTCGGCGGCCGAGCACCCTTGTGGCCCCGGCGTAGCCTTGGCGGAGCCGGGACCGGGGCATCCAGTACACGCCGCGGCGTCTCCGTATCCATTTACTGTCTCTGGAATACTGGGGGAATACTGGGGCGCCCGGTCAAGCCGGGCGACGACAGCATGTATGTGGCCTCACGCCGCCACCGCACTCGCGCTCCTTCGCAGCCCCACATATTGCAGCTCGGCGAACACGCCGGTCGCAATCGCCTGCGCCACGACCATAAGCTCGCCCGCGAGATTCGGCGACACCGCGCTCGAAAGCAGCAGCGCGATGCTGCCGGCTGTCCAGGCCGCGTTACCGATCACGACCAGCAGCACCAGCGCCTTGGATACGGATGCACGCGCGGCGAGCCAGCCGACCAGCGCGCTGTAGGCGATCAGGAACAGGCCGGTCTCACGCAGCAGCGCTTCCGGCAGGTTGAACAGCGAGGCGAACGCGCCTGCGCCGAAGGTGAAGCCGAGCGCGGCGACGCTGCTGAAGAGGGCATCGGCGAGCAGTGCACGGCGCAGGAAAGTGGATGCTTCGATCATCGTGGTTCTCCTTGGTTGAGGTCGGGGGAAATCACCGCAATCCGCGCCACCAAGCGCGGACAATGCGGGCGAGGCGGAACGGGCACAGGCTCCTGCCGACGCCGTGCTCGAAAGCGATGACCTGCGCGACGACATAGTCGCCGGTCGAATGCACCAGCGGCTCCGGCATGTTGAGGCTGCGCGCCAGCATCCGGGTTGCGAAGGCCATGGCCCAGGGCAAGACGTGTTCTGCGATGGTCCGGTAGAGCAGCAGCGCGATCATGGTCATCTCCTGTTTCGACCGAGGATGCGCACGTCCGCGCGCCAATTCGATTACCTCGCGGGTAATGGAAGGGCCGAAATCGGCGTGCTAGGTTTTCGATCATGAACGCACATGCATCCACGGCACGCGCCGAACACAGCCAGCCGGTCCATATCGGCGACC from Bradyrhizobium zhanjiangense includes these protein-coding regions:
- a CDS encoding SET domain-containing protein, whose translation is MPAISSNKPYRVGRSKTGLGLFATKPIKKGTRIIRYFGPILDSRIPAHDEIENKYLFELNGRWTIDGSVRKNFARYINHSCRPNAESDVRPRERKVFIRAIKNIEPGDEINYDYGTDYFKAYLKPIGCKCDSCEKKRKKLRAEARAERAKVKARAERKATKAGARSPKSKAAKKKKLNGHAIGKANGRARA
- a CDS encoding carotenoid oxygenase family protein, with translation MQQDAVIERRNNIAPIPFEADAPFLNIIGELPRELNGTLYRNGPNPQFSSPGAHWFVGDGMLHAFHLENGRASYRNRWVRTPKWMAEHDAGRALFGGFGRKLPDAPANLTDGGVANTNIIFHAGKLLALEEAHLPTEIEPGTLATRGYHNYQGRVAGSFTAHPKIDPITGELVFFGYNAAGPLTPALSYGSIDASGKATRFERFEAPYASMVHDFIVTANHVLFPILPITGSVERAMSGRPPYAWEPDKGAYVGVMKRNGTAKDIVWFRAEACYVFHVMNAWEDDHRIIADVMQFEEAPLFPHPDGRPTDPEKSRARHCRWTFDLSGNTDRFQQTYLDDLTGEFPRIDDRRAGLRSRHGWYACANPRLPMFGALSGVVHVDGNGKRLGHYLLPAGDTISEPVFVEGSKDAAEGDGWLLAVVWRARENRSDLAVFNATDVEAGPVALVQLGHRVPDGFHGNWVGA
- a CDS encoding TetR/AcrR family transcriptional regulator; the encoded protein is MGKSETRVAHGVRPPKKTPSASRASPRPPRRPAVAKTETPYHHGALREALLQAAERVLERDGLAGLTLRAVAREAGVSHAAPTHHFGDLTGLLSELAAVGFRQFNAAMASSCDAATTPLERALARPKAYVAYAQAHPGMYGIMFRTERLDYSRPSLHEAAEASFAGLANAIGMMRQEQISEDALTLNQGAAIARAWSMVHGFTTLLLDGRLKDILERLPEGTTAERLLEAMLTAPVTTKLPV